The Glycine max cultivar Williams 82 chromosome 17, Glycine_max_v4.0, whole genome shotgun sequence genome contains the following window.
attaaaaaaatattgaatttaagATGAAACCGACCAAAACCTCCAAATATAAGGAATCATTAAAACCAAAACATAATTGATCGATTTATGATACGCTTTGGTTGGATCAAACAGTCTagttggaattttaaaacatttaacttTATGACTGAAGAAGTATTCAAATATTGTTGAGACTTGAGAGGTTTTGATTCCTCGATGACATTTCATTATTGTCTACCACTTTATTCACTGTGCTGCCTGGTCATGGATTGCACTTCTTTATCTACAACCACATTAGAGGTTAGCATGGGGAGTAGTTTCATACTTTCATTGATGGAGAAGATAATCTACAAAATCGTCCTTAATTAACTCTTTTATTAGATTCACTTTatccttaataaaataaatactaaattgaCTCCTGTAGTGacaaataaaagttataaattcaatttgacAATAGCGATCCAATCCAAAAAGAGAAAGCTACCTAACCTACCTAAAAACTTCCACAAATCCAACcgttttaatttcattattctTCCTCTAAGGTAACATTTCAATGTTTAAATTTCTcttagtcaaaaaaatattcatctaaaaattaatattttactatgtgtattttacaaaataaatatttatttttaataattaaatttataataaataaataaattttaatataaatattatatttttaattattgacattttaaaaaaaaccatattaaaattaatctataaataaatagataattataaatagaaagagataaatacttaaaaagatTAAGCATGTAAATAGAGATAAAAAGAGTAATTTTGAAATGCTTGAGAGAAGCTTTTTTGACTAGTTATGAAAGCAGTGTGTGTGTGAATTGTGACATGcacctataaaaaaataatattaagacAACGGGaatatataaaatgtataaGTACCTCCACATGCAATACACTccccaaaaattaaaatgagagtAAATCactatttcaaattttgtgctgcataataaaataaaggattATCATTTtggttagtatttttttaatttgcttttagtttctaattaaaaaaaattgtcttgggTTCAAATATTTGAACTTTTTTCCCTTACCATTATAGTTTCTATTATCAAGTAATAACATTATCCAATGATACAATAATGACATGGACAATCCAATAACTTGTTATATTATTAAGAGTTTTGAGAtgataaatgtaatttttttcttataaactttGTTTTAATCTTCCATTGATTCATACTAGTTGATAACATCAAGCTGGTTGATGAGAGATTAACaacataactttaaaaaaaatgtgattattttgataaactCTTTGatgatatgataaataattaaattgtcaACATTATCATATTACTGATCAATGTTGTTACTTgaatataaagactaaaaataatgacaaaaataaaaggtttaaaaattttgactggtcatcaaaatttaaattaagaactaaaaatatgaattttcaaaaatctaaggactaaaacataataaattttttaaaaaatgcattgaCATCTATGTATTATGATAGGAATGGGTCTAGAAAGATCCAACTAAGCTAAAAGATTTAGATATTAcccatttagttttattttatatttcttaaaaatattagtttgtgTCTctggttgatatttttttataaattcctaTTTAATAGGATATGCATTGTGTAAGGATTTATTAAtgttatgtttatttttcagttttaataaaatgataggagtaatgataaaataattatcttccTGCTATCATACTACTagatattttgagaaaaatagaGATTGAatagagaaaattttaaaattataaatgtaataACTGatataacaatgaaaaaaaaaagtaatacatAAAAATAGAGAATGTGAGTGAAATATATGCACTCTCGATGTATCCATGCATGATTACTCTTATAAAAAGTTTCATTGAACAGTGGTTTCTTGTGATGTGCCAGTGTAGTGTCCCTTGTAGTTTTTGTATTTGGAATCAGTAATTAATTGATGTGCACCAGAGCTTGAAACTCACGCTTTAACAGTCTTGCTTCGTTTGGGCAATGGGGTATGGGTCCATGATTCCATTCCATCTGCTTCCCACCTTAAAATCTTGTCCCAAAGTCCAATTCACATCACGGGGGACAACAATTTTGTATGGACATGAAAAATTATGATAGTAACCACACCTTAATTTATCTTCCATGATCCTGTTTATATAGTTCATCTCACCTTAAAAATGATACATATTTTGCGGCCCCACAACATAGTGTGACAGTGACAGTGACCCATGAGCCTATGGTTCTATACAATTCTACTGCCATCCCTTAGGCCCACCCCATCAGTAAATTGGACATAGCTACCCTTCACTCCTTTCCTTCTTGCTACTCAACCACGTTAATTTTAGAGTGTATTGTTTTGCCATTTCCATCAATATTATTCACTGATGAGAGAGATTATGTACAGATAATTATACCATCTTTGATCTTACCATGTAGGATCAGTTGTACCAAGTCAATTCAGAGTTTCATGTTTTGCCATTTCCACCAACGTTATTCACTAGTGAGAGATTATGTTCATGTAATTGTATCATCTGTTAAAGTAAGGTGTAAGGTAAAACtcacatttaataaaaataaaaaagtaaaatttcatataaataaaaaatatatttataaatttgaatcttaaattaaaatgtgatgTAAATTTACTTATATGTAATATGTTAATGACTTATAGATAAAAATGATCTCAACTATAATCTTAAACATGTATCTTCCAACcgcattaattatttaaaaacaaaaaaagttataataaaaatcttATTCAACTTaagcaaaactaaaaaaatgcacatatatagttttgagaaaaaataaaaaattattatatcatcTTTATATATAGTTCCTAAACACAGGCACTTGCCATTATAAGCAGTGTGGGACTCTATATATAGGCTTCAGTACTGCGATTCAGAAGCTTCATTCCTAGTCCTAACAGGGTAGGGAGTGTGAAGAGTTGAAAGCAGAATAATGAAGCTTGGTTTCTTTGTGGTCTTTCTGGTTCTCTATATGATACTAGAACGTGGGATCTTGTTATTACCCCAAGTAGAAgctgatgatcatgatgatggcTTTGTGAAAGTAAGAGGGGTGCAGCTTATGCTGAATGGGAGCCCCTACTATGCTAACGGTTACAATGCATATTGGTTGATGTATATGGCCTCTGATCCATCTCAGAGAAACAAAGTGTCTTCTGTGTTTCAAAAGGGTACAAACCATGGACTTAACATAGCCAGAACATGGGCTTTCAGTGATGGTGGATACAAGCCCCTACAATACTCTCCTGGATTCTACAATGAAGACTTGTTCctggttagtttttgtttttatcggTAAATGTTACTAATTAATGTTTGTTAGCGAAGATTCAAACCCATGATCTTCTTCCCTCTCTTCTCAATTCACCACTAGGCCAATTTTATATTTCCGTTCATGATTAGTTTTGATCTCATCCATCTTTGCAATCTCTATGTATAGTTTGAATTTCAGAGAAGATATTGGTATTGAGTTAGAGTAatgattgttttattttatgattattattttactagCATTAGTTCTTCTCCTAATTAAAAGCATGCTTGCTATGTATATAATTGGTGTATACACTTTTTGCAGtggtaataattatattttggctGTTACTTTGATAATGAAAGGGGCTGGACTTTGTAATATCAGAAGCCAGGAGATATGGGACCAAGCTTGTGTTGAGTTTGGTGAATAACTATGATAACTTTGGAGGAAAGAAACAATATGTGGACTGGGCAAGAAGTGAGGGCCAGACCATAGATTCTGAAGATGATTTCTTCACTAACCCTATAGTGAAGGGATACTACAAAAATCACGTCAAGGTAACCGCTTCCTTAGTAGCTACTACTTtgttaatttagttattttgttttccttattttcattaatattatcCAGCCacaatttttggattttaatatGAGAAATCACATTCTTACTTCAATATTGtacaatttgtttttcaaatatgaatgaaataggaaaagaaaatgaaaagtataaacgggagaaaataaatgatgtgataaagaaaaaaaaataatattatataagaatATTGTGGGAATAAATATGTaacctttttatatattatgacATGTTATTCTTATTATGGAAATGTTATAAATTTGCGCTGGGGAGGTATCGTTATGAATTTGCGCTATTACTCAAAGTAATGAAATATATACAGGATTAAACTACCTAATTTGCATAATTACGGCTAATCACATATCTACAATATCTGATACAAATCTCCCATTCCTGAAATATAGTTTCTTGATTTCTAAAGATACAGTTTCTTAATTTACTAAAATCCGCTAAGAAATTCATTTTCAATGTGACCTGCCAAGAAATAATGAACCGTATTATAGAGACTTAGACTTGTTTAAAAGAATGTTGTTACTTATACACTCTTGCAATTTCACTGCCTTGATGTTCAACATGTGCATTCAGTTATCGAGCAGTTCTTAGATGAGTAAAGTGCATTTAATTAAGTACGACCAATCAAATActacagaaaaataatttcagcaCGGGCTTTGTAGTCCTTTTTATTACTCCTCGTGACAACATTTTTGTACCAACGATTTTCCAGCGAAAAAGACATATAAGTGGCCTAACATTGAAGTTTTCAATTTGTGTTTTGATAGAGTGTACTTACAAGACGTAATAACTTCACGGGGATCGTTTACAAAGATGATCCAACTATAATGGCTTGGGAACTCATGAATGAAATTAGATGCCCTTCAGATCAATCAGGAAACACGGTTCAGGTAACTATTATTCGGCtgttcaattatatatttatgaattactttttttggtaactatatttatgaattatgatgcCATTTTTATGAATCTACCTAAATATTTAAGATCATTTGTTGACACATTTACCTTTGGTACGGAAGAATAAGAgggtaaaaaaaactttagaaaaATGAACCACTTATTACGAGTTACGAGTGAGCATAGATATCTTTGCGACTTTTGGTCTGTGTTAGGTTTGCAATTAAGTTTTcaagatatatataattttgttttcaaacattACAAGAGATAATTATTGAGTTTAATTTCCCCCTTTTGACAGGCTTGGATTACTGAGATGGCATCTTATTTGAAATCCATAGATGGAAACCATTTGCTAGAAGCTGGTCTGGAGGGCTTCTATGGGCTGTCCAAACAAGAGTCTAATCCCAGCTTCCACGTAGGAACAGATTTCATTACAAACAACCAAATCCCTGGCATTGACTTTGCCACAGTTCATTCATACCCTGATCAATGGTGTGGATTTTTCCTTCTATTCTTTATAAAAACTTcacaaggataaaaaatatttcatgcaCCATTTTTCTTAGGCCATACTTATgccatattttaaataataaaacaagaaaaacatgcaTTTATATACattctatttataaatattataaatatcttaCAAGACCTTTGTTTCAATATATCAAAGAAGATTATTGAGAATGTGGACTTGGGAATATCACATTCTCTTCTTTgctataaattttttgaaaatattaccaGAAGATTTCAAGAAATATGAAatacacatatttttattatttcttatttcgATGCTTAGAGGTGGGTATCTTCGATTTTCATgagagtagtagtagtagttattctctataataattattcattcctctttttttttttcacatttcttattttacttttattttttaattaaataaattttattttattttctaaaattcctAATGGCAACCAAACATATTTACGAGAATGCTATTTCTAGGCATAACATTTCTAGAAATTATTTCTCATGAATACAATTTTATAACTTTGAAACAAATTAACGTCCTTAAAATTGTTAGAATTCTTAATTGAGTAAAAGGAGGATGCACTAAGGTCTAGCTTTGTACTATcgtcaaattaaaaattgtcatgtatgataagttaatttttagtgTCCTTCAAtcaaaaactaatatatataagttttttttgacatttatatcataaaagtcacaccaacaataattttttatttgttgacaatataaatttacagcatagaaataaaaactaatttcttATTTTGGGACAAGGTTTTCTACTTCATGGTAATGCTGGATTGATTTTCCTTCCATGAGCAGGCTTCCAGGTTCAAGTAATGAAGACCAAATCTTATTTTTGGTTCGTTGGCTCAATGATCACATACAAGATTCACAGAACATTCAGAAGCCAGTTCTGTTTGCGGAGTTTGGAGTAGCAACAAAAAATATCAGTACTGAAGACTCAACATTAAGGGACCAATTTTTCAACTTGGTCTATTCTGCAATCTATTCATCAGCAAGTGATAGCGGGGCAGCTGTTGGTGGCTTGTTTTGGCAACTTCTAGCTGAAGGAATGGATTCTTTTCGAGATGGTTATGAAGTGCCATTAGATGAGAGTTGCTCCACTGCTACTTTGATTGCTCAAGAGTCTCAAAAGCTAAACAGAATCCGGATGAAGATGTTTCCCAGAGTGAAAAATTCTAAGAAGTGGAACAAAGCAAGGGATGTTAGAATCCCACGATGGCAGGGTGGTGGTGCTAATTAATCAAACtatgaaagaaaaaacttaGACAAGTCTTGAAGACTTTGTAACATTATTTGTGAATGGAGATATCTTCCGAATGTGGTTACCCACCATAAGATGAGTTATAGTATTCCAAAAGAGGACAGAAGAATAGTACACGTCCATAGCCTTGTATTACGTTGTCTTATTAATGAAATGCCCTTTAATGTTAGACATTATTTGGGCATGGAATGCCCATGATGCTTAGAATATGTTGGGCTAAAATTAACATCGTACTTATTTGTTTAAATagctgaaaaatataaaattatataaataataaaatttgaccttaaataaaaagattaaaaagaaaatataataaatattcaaggaaaaagaatatatataaaattagaagtttgcaatttaaaaaatattactttaattaatgtttcacaaaatattactttaaataGTGTCTCACAAAATGATAAGagttactaaaaataatttgtttatttacaaACTTTTcggttagtaaaaaaattaaaaattaagtgaaatgttttgtcaaacatatttttagctGACCCATGTACTTTTGTACAAACAAATCATTATATAGTTAATGATCATGTGTTTATGTTTATGATCAATCTAGTGACacatattcaaaattttcaatttataagaaagaattaataacacttaattaattataagtcaTTTGGAGACTAATGGGGACCAAAATGGTCACACGCCACCATCACGAATCCTTAGGAACTAAACATACTAAGTGGCTCAGAAGGCTTTTGGATGAAGGAAGCCCGCAAGGAACTAAAGAGCACATGATATGTAGTCGAATTTTTCAACAAAGAgttaataaaacttaattaggTGTCACATGTTTAGATTAACCAGGATTACATGCTCTTGGAAATCACAATAATTTTTTGGTTTCTCCTTGAAAGTACACACACCTCCCTAAGCTTACAAACCTTGTCTCAAGATTTTTtccaaaacaaacataattatcATCAGCATATAAAGGATCTCTGATTGAAACAAACCAACAGAAATTATTTATTCCGAAACTAAGAGTTGTTACATTGAAACAAACCAAcagaaattatttatcattacaCTTATATATCAgcaaaaaaacttatatatcaGCAAactaattagaataaaaaaaactagttataCTGTAGTTTCTGCCAATAGCTCCTTCAAATGACTGTTCCATCTTCAATTGTTGCATTCTTCACTACAACTACGATGCCGGACCTAATGTAGAATCCTTCCGCAGGCCTGTCTGCTTCTTGAACCCCCTGAGAAGTCATCATATTTAAATAAGCAAAGACATGAATTGCTGGATAGTAAAATACCACGAACCAGAAACTGTTTTTAGCAGTTTCAACAGTGAAGTTTTTGAAGCAGCACTTACATCAGTATTGGCTATAATCACATTTCTTCCTATCCTGGCATTCTTGTCGATAATACAATTCCTTCAAAACAGTGGAGTGGGAAATTAGCAGAGATTAGAAATGAAGGCCAAGTGATTTACTATCCCCGAAACTTGAGTTACAATGCATGAGCTCACTTTCTTGTgctaaaattaaacttttttttatcagaagaATGAGGCAAGGATCAAATTTGATCATAGAGATTCTAAAACATGTCATGAACCAACTGTTCCTAATGTTTAAGTCAAGATACATTAAtgtattttacattatttttccaACAGAAGTTATAGCTTGTGATATGTAATTGTGAGTATAACTTGGAACTATTTTTGTTCTTCTAGAATATAGAAATGATGAACTTATAATCTGAAAGGTTTCATTAAGAGACATCATGGCACCTGATTCTAGTATTCTCTCCAACACCTATTGGAACCTTTCCTTCTTCCAGAAGAGTTGCAATTTCAGAATCAGTTTGATAGTAGTCAGCACCCATCATCATGGTATCCTGTATAGCAAAGCCTATAAGAACATTTGTCACAATTGTGCTAAAATAGAATTGAAAAGGTTACAACTCAAGGAGCTGGAAATACATGCTGGCTATAATATGTCCAAACGTAGGAGTGCAAAATACAAAATGTATCAAGCTTACCTGAAGCTCTGAACCGGACTCTAAACGTGAGCGCACACCAACAATAGAATGTTGAACTCTACTCTCACTCAAGAAGCAACCATGAGAAATAATTGCATCCATGATCTGCAAAAACCAAGTTCAAGCATCCATCTGCGgtacaaaatcaacaaggaaaaCCAGTGAAAGCTTTGTGTCTTACCTTGCACTTTATTGCTTTAGTGGGTGGTAGGAATCTTGGAGAAGTGAAGAAAGGCGTCTCTTGATCATAGAATTCAAAATTTGGAGACTGCAAATAATAAAGTATGTGATCAGTATATGTACTATACTGTTCATTATggggaaaaaaatgtaataataccATTGTAATTTCCAAATCTTATCAAATCCGTTATTATCAAGATTAACAACACAAACTTGGGCTCAATACTACTTCAAGTCTTCTAAACAGTGAAAGAGTCcaattgtttttaaattgaGTTATGATTAACTTTCATTCTTGGTTAACCAGCTGCACTAGAGAAACCAAATTGGCTGAAACAAACTttcaaattaagaattaaatgtAGAGGTAATTTGCTGGATAGT
Protein-coding sequences here:
- the LOC100817974 gene encoding mannan endo-1,4-beta-mannosidase 7; the protein is MKLGFFVVFLVLYMILERGILLLPQVEADDHDDGFVKVRGVQLMLNGSPYYANGYNAYWLMYMASDPSQRNKVSSVFQKGTNHGLNIARTWAFSDGGYKPLQYSPGFYNEDLFLGLDFVISEARRYGTKLVLSLVNNYDNFGGKKQYVDWARSEGQTIDSEDDFFTNPIVKGYYKNHVKSVLTRRNNFTGIVYKDDPTIMAWELMNEIRCPSDQSGNTVQAWITEMASYLKSIDGNHLLEAGLEGFYGLSKQESNPSFHVGTDFITNNQIPGIDFATVHSYPDQWLPGSSNEDQILFLVRWLNDHIQDSQNIQKPVLFAEFGVATKNISTEDSTLRDQFFNLVYSAIYSSASDSGAAVGGLFWQLLAEGMDSFRDGYEVPLDESCSTATLIAQESQKLNRIRMKMFPRVKNSKKWNKARDVRIPRWQGGGAN